The Flavobacterium johnsoniae genomic sequence CATTTTTTCAAAAAAGCATTATTTATCCAAACAGGTATTGTATTTAATTATCTGACTAAATATTACGGAGATGATTATAACCCTGTTATTGCAGAGTTTTTTGTGCAGCAAGAAGAAAAGATTGGCGGTTTTGCTACTTTCGATTTTTTCGTAAATGCTAGAATTCGTCAGACACGTTTTTATTTGAAAGCAGAACATTTGAACGCGCTTTTTTCGCAAAGCAATTATTACTCGGCGCCTAATAATCCTTATCGCGATTTTGTATTGCGTTTTGGTTTAGTTTGGAATTTCTTCCAATAAACCGAATTTAATTAGAACCACTATATTAAACTTAAATAAAATGGACTTTTCAAAAAATATTTTAGAAACAATTGGTAACACGCCATTGGTAAAACTCAACAAAATTGTTGCTGAAATTGATGCGTTAGTATTGGCAAAAGTCGAAACCTTTAATCCTGGTAATTCTGTAAAAGACAGAATGGCTGTAAAAATGATTGAAGATGCAGAGGCTGATGGCCGTTTGAAACCTGGAGGAACTATTATCGAAGGAACTTCTGGAAATACAGGAATGGGACTTGCACTTGTTGCAATCGTAAAAGGATACAAATTAATTTGTGTAATCTCGGATAAGCAATCAAAAGAAAAAATGGATATTCTTCGTGCTGTAGGAGCAAAAGTTGTTGTTTGTCCTACAGATGTTGAGCCTACAGATCCTCGTTCTTATTATTCGGTTTCTAAGCGTTTGGCTGAAGAAACGCCTAATTCTTGGTACGTAAATCAGTATGATAATATGTCAAATTCATTGGCGCATTATGAGCAGACAGGACCAGAAATTTGGAGACAAACCGATGGTAAAATCACACATTTTGTAGTTGGAGTTGGAACAGGAGGAACAATTTCTGGTGTTGGGAAATATTTAAAAGAAAAAAATCCAAATATTAAAATCTGGGGAATTGATACTTACGGTTCTGTTTTTAAGAAATACCACGAAACTGGAATTTTTGATGAAAACGAAATCTATTCTTATATAAC encodes the following:
- a CDS encoding pyridoxal-phosphate dependent enzyme; its protein translation is MDFSKNILETIGNTPLVKLNKIVAEIDALVLAKVETFNPGNSVKDRMAVKMIEDAEADGRLKPGGTIIEGTSGNTGMGLALVAIVKGYKLICVISDKQSKEKMDILRAVGAKVVVCPTDVEPTDPRSYYSVSKRLAEETPNSWYVNQYDNMSNSLAHYEQTGPEIWRQTDGKITHFVVGVGTGGTISGVGKYLKEKNPNIKIWGIDTYGSVFKKYHETGIFDENEIYSYITEGIGEDILPKNVDFSLIDGFTKVTDKDAAVYTRKIALEEAIFVGNSAGACIKGLLQLKEHFKPDDVVVVLFHDSGSRYVGKMFNDDWMRERGFLEENVTKAEDVIKDHIDKELIVVRTEELVSHAIERMRKYKISQIPVVDINGFVGSVDETDLFRSYVADKNVAEKPIKEVMGKPFPIVKLGTPIEEVSKLFSKENDAVLVDLGNGHHHIITKYDIIGSIK